The Cytophagia bacterium CHB2 genome contains the following window.
GTTGAATCTCAATCTCAAAATGCAATTGATGAATGAATTGCCCAAGATGATGGATAAGGGTCTCAAGGCGCTTTATGGCTTTCAACACAGCGACGGCGGTTGGGGTTGGTGGAAAGATGATGACACACATCCGTATATGACGGCCTATGTTGTGTATGGTTTGTCGCTAACGAAACAAGCAGGCCACCAAATTGATAGTGAACGCTTGCAGCGCGGCGCCAATGCGCTCAGCCGCCAACTCGAACGGGCAAGGTTGGTGGAGAAAGAAATCGCCGGGCTGGGCAGCCGCGGTGACGGCGGCGGTTATGAGTTGATTGATGCCACGACGCAAGCCTACATGCTTTATGCGCTGCAAACCGCGATTAAAGCCGGAGTGCAGGTTGATTATAAATTTGACGCTCGCTTCGTCGAATTGCAGAAAGCAAAAATCAATGATTACACTCGCGCGCTGCTTGCGCTGGTGTCGCATAGCCAGAACAAGGCTGAAATTGCCAATACATTGGCGACGCAGCTTGAAAACAACTGCATCGCCGCCGGAACCTTGTGCTCGTGGGGTGGTAAAACGTGGCATTACAATTGGCAGGATGACCATGTTGAAACCACGGCCTTTGCGGTGAAATCACTGGTGCAAGTGAAGTCCGGCAGCCCGCGCATTAACGAGGGTATTCGATTCCTGCTCACGCAAAAACGCGGCAGTGCCTGGCGTTCGACGAAAGATACCGCCATGATCATTTTCACATTGGTCGATTATCTCGAAAAAAGTAAAGAACTCGAACCGGATTACAATGTTAAAATCTACCTCAATGACAAACCCGTGCTCGACAAGCAAATGACGAAAGCCGATGCCCTGGCGCAGGAATATGCTGTGCGGCTCAATGGCAGCAGTTTGAATCCGGGACAAAATCACATTCGTATTGCAAAGGACGGCGAGGGCAAGTTCTACAGCACGTTTCGCTTGACATATTACAATGCCGGTGAAAATTTACGCGCCAGTTCTACGGGGTTCGGCGTGAAACGCGATTATTACAAGCTTAGCCGTATAGCAGGAGGCAGCGGGTTACAATACGTTAAGCATGCCTTCACCGGCAGTTTACAATCCGGCGAGGAAGTGTTGGTGAAACTCATTGTTACGACAACTACGGATTTTGAATATTTCATGCTGGAAGATCCGTTGCCGGCCGGCGTCGAAGTAATTAAAGATGAATCCGGCTACGCAATTCAGGGTGAAAATGTTTATAATAGACGCTCGGATTATCGCTATCGGCGCACGTATGCCAACAAAGAAATCCGTGACGAGAAAGTCGTCTTTTTCGCCACACAACTGTCTGCCGGCGTACATGAGTTCACATATCTTTATCGCGCGCAAATTCCCGGAGAGTATCACGTGATGCCCGCGCTCGCGAGTTTGATGTATTATCCTGAGTATCAGGGGAATAGCGCTGAAGCGAGAGTCAAGATTGTTGAGTGAGGTTGTGCGCAGTCTTATAATCATTGAGTACGTCAAAGAACCAACGTTAAAGTGATCCGGCCCAGACTCTATGTCCGCTGCCCTGCTTGCAAACATTACACGTGGAAACATTATCGAGAGCCAGCATTATGGCCACATCGCCGTCGTTGACGGAGACAGCAATCTCGTCTTATCGTATGGCGATGCCCAGTTCATCACCTATATTCGCTCGGCTGCCAAGCCATTTCAAGCGATTCCGCTTTATGAAGATTCTGTGCCTGAAATTTTTGATCTAAGCGAAGCGGAAATGGCGGTCGTCATGTCGAGCCACAGCGGGGAAGAGAAGCATGTGCGAGCGGTGGCTAACATTTTGAGAAAAATCGGACGCGAGCCGGCAGATTTGCAATGCGGCGTGCATACGCCGCTCGGAACCGCAGTGGCGGAACAGCTTGCCGCCTCCGGGCGCAAACCGACGGTTTTGCATAACAATTGTTCGGGCAAGCACGCCGGCATGATTGCGGCCTGCATCAATCGCGGATTGTCGTTCGACAATTATTTAGAGTTCAGTCATCCTTACCAGCAACGCCTCTGGCGCACGGTTGCGCGTTGCGCCGGTTTGATGGAAGATGCTGTGCCTCTCGGCGTCGACGGTTGCAGCGCGCCGAACTTTGCCCTACCGATAATCAGCATGGCGCATATGTACGCCGGCCTGGTCGCCGCGCCTGATGAAATTTCGCAGCGCATCTTTATGACCTTTATGAAAAATCCTGATATGATCGCCGGTGAAGGCCGTTTTGATACGATCTTGATGCGCGCCACGCGCGGCAAAGTGCTGGCAAAAACCGGCGCGGAGGGCATCGAATGCCTGGCGATCAACGCGCCGCAGCCGCTCGGCATTGCGATAAAGATTGCCGATGGCAACAGCCGCGCGCTTGCGGCGATTGTGGTGGCGCTGCTGGAAAAGTTGCAGGTTCTTACGGATGACGAGCTTAACCGGCTGTCGCATTTTCAGCAGGAGGTTTTGCGTAACCATCGCGGCCATGCCTGCGGAATGATCGAAGCTGCAATTTGAATCGACGCGAATTCTGAATTGACTTTTACTATAAATTTTCTATTTTCCGCAGGAACGTATCTGAGTGGTTGACGTAGAATAAGGCGACAGCCCACTTCTCGACAGTTTGTACTGTTGTGCGATCACCTCATTCATGCCCGATCAATGAACTGTCGCAGAAAAACGACAAGAGGCGTGGTTACGTTTCCAACAACAGGAAGGAGATGCCTTGATTCACGCCGTTTTATTCGATCACGATGGCGTGCTGGTAAACAGCATGCCTTATCATGTGGAAGCTTGGCAGCAGGTTATGGCGCGGCATGGCGTTGAAATCGAGCCGATGGAGATTTATTTGAAGGAAGGGGCGACCACCATGGAAGTGGCGGCTGAGTTGTTTCATCGCCATCGCAAGGCGGCCTCTTCGGAATTCGTGCAGCAAATCGCGGAAGAGAAGGGCGAAGCTTATCT
Protein-coding sequences here:
- a CDS encoding asparaginase, with product MSAALLANITRGNIIESQHYGHIAVVDGDSNLVLSYGDAQFITYIRSAAKPFQAIPLYEDSVPEIFDLSEAEMAVVMSSHSGEEKHVRAVANILRKIGREPADLQCGVHTPLGTAVAEQLAASGRKPTVLHNNCSGKHAGMIAACINRGLSFDNYLEFSHPYQQRLWRTVARCAGLMEDAVPLGVDGCSAPNFALPIISMAHMYAGLVAAPDEISQRIFMTFMKNPDMIAGEGRFDTILMRATRGKVLAKTGAEGIECLAINAPQPLGIAIKIADGNSRALAAIVVALLEKLQVLTDDELNRLSHFQQEVLRNHRGHACGMIEAAI